The Candidatus Aegiribacteria sp. nucleotide sequence AATGTGTAGCAAAACAGTGACGAAGAGTATGAACTGTGGCATGCTTTGTTATACCTGCTTTTTTCACTGCTTCTGACATTGCCCTCTGTACCGTGCTGGGGTGAATATGGTGCCTCTTCACCTTTCCAGATTCAGGATCCACAGAGGGACTGAAAGAGGGGAACAGGTACTGCCATTTCCACTCGAAACCAGACTTCAAATACTTCCGCTGAA carries:
- a CDS encoding tyrosine-type recombinase/integrase, which encodes MPSALQRKYLKSGFEWKWQYLFPSFSPSVDPESGKVKRHHIHPSTVQRAMSEAVKKAGITKHATVHTLRHCFATHLLMSGVDLCAIQELLGHKNLETTRIYLHVMKEFKQSVISPLDLL